A single window of uncultured Methanospirillum sp. DNA harbors:
- a CDS encoding DUF86 domain-containing protein: MNSTDVIRELTIALSDWERYESIPKEKFLTDRDTQNMVLHAMFLAIQAGIDAGAWLIATRKIPVKPSSYRETFEILEKYGVLEPDLSSALAALSSFRNVLIHQYSILDLEETWEVLIHEREYLNRFVDILVRSLSS, encoded by the coding sequence ATGAATTCTACAGATGTCATCCGGGAATTAACGATTGCTCTTTCAGACTGGGAGCGGTACGAATCCATCCCAAAAGAAAAATTTCTCACTGATCGGGATACCCAGAATATGGTATTACATGCCATGTTTCTGGCCATCCAGGCTGGAATAGATGCCGGAGCCTGGCTTATTGCCACTCGCAAAATTCCAGTGAAACCATCTTCATACCGTGAAACATTTGAGATACTGGAGAAGTATGGCGTGCTTGAACCTGATCTCAGTTCAGCTCTGGCAGCACTCTCCTCCTTTCGCAATGTACTGATTCACCAGTACTCTATTCTGGATCTGGAAGAAACATGGGAGGTTCTGATCCATGAAAGAGAATATTTAAACAGGTTTGTAGACATCCTGGTTCGTTCTCTCTCCTCATAA
- a CDS encoding tetratricopeptide repeat protein, producing the protein MAENTTKKLLSKRDELLNKADALALEADQLSYQGKYEEAVERYDQALAIYPSNPDLWAFKAITLSGGLGRNEEAYECWERAKKLDHVLADAIAVTGSEVATVQEKDLTDFKGSTAERIRSLVKQQAMDKKKR; encoded by the coding sequence ATGGCTGAAAATACCACCAAAAAGCTCCTGAGCAAACGGGATGAACTCCTCAATAAGGCAGATGCGCTGGCGCTTGAGGCTGATCAACTCTCGTACCAGGGCAAATATGAAGAGGCAGTCGAGAGGTATGATCAGGCTCTTGCCATATATCCTTCGAACCCTGACCTCTGGGCATTCAAGGCAATCACCCTCTCCGGCGGCCTCGGAAGAAATGAAGAAGCCTACGAGTGCTGGGAGCGGGCTAAAAAACTGGACCATGTGCTTGCAGATGCAATTGCTGTGACCGGATCAGAAGTTGCCACAGTGCAGGAGAAGGATCTGACCGACTTCAAGGGCAGCACTGCAGAGCGTATCAGAAGTCTTGTCAAGCAGCAGGCAATGGACAAGAAAAAGAGATAA
- a CDS encoding DUF5814 domain-containing protein: MIAARARLRYHRQLGRLAGYRLPEGAFHGAVIETLFSIPYDAFDRPTREQIMAFIKAFVTCKCRESPNCGCPERKFAIEIIELRESGLDHRQISEFLLEEYGIEIYAADILSYLEESVHLLEAIRDVAEQTSIRQVQIRTEDHIEAIEKGIPVSG, translated from the coding sequence GTGATTGCAGCACGGGCACGACTGCGGTATCACAGGCAGCTCGGACGGCTGGCAGGATACCGACTGCCTGAAGGAGCCTTTCATGGTGCGGTGATTGAGACATTATTCTCGATCCCGTATGATGCGTTTGATCGTCCAACCCGTGAACAGATCATGGCTTTCATAAAGGCATTTGTAACCTGCAAATGCAGGGAAAGCCCAAATTGTGGATGCCCGGAGCGCAAGTTTGCCATTGAGATCATAGAACTGCGTGAGTCCGGACTTGATCACCGGCAGATCAGTGAATTTCTTCTGGAAGAGTACGGGATTGAGATCTACGCTGCTGACATTCTTAGTTACCTTGAAGAGTCAGTCCATCTGCTTGAAGCGATCCGGGATGTTGCTGAGCAGACAAGTATTCGCCAAGTGCAGATACGGACTGAAGATCACATCGAAGCGATAGAAAAAGGAATCCCGGTTTCGGGATAA
- a CDS encoding DUF2150 family protein, whose product MAPKKKKDAAPAQDEAPLKLFYIFYSQERWENWIKALSEADFEGSGDDEEMPEGFQMLSSFNQDICIEVLKIIKLFQNNRFSKDEAIQRISDVEEIVLNQAVEGDLEEVIASLQFSMLVLFAASKKFIEGGFDEDIKALVKKGKSIDEEQMEEILEVAATIGANVINGKSCCGRYIKESDDPGMFDEWLIEVETINEALATLKNFDEEAGETS is encoded by the coding sequence ATGGCTCCAAAAAAGAAGAAGGACGCTGCCCCTGCTCAGGATGAAGCGCCGCTGAAGCTCTTTTATATATTCTACAGCCAGGAGCGCTGGGAGAATTGGATCAAGGCACTCAGCGAGGCTGATTTTGAAGGAAGCGGTGATGACGAGGAGATGCCTGAAGGCTTCCAGATGCTCTCCAGTTTTAACCAGGATATCTGTATCGAGGTTCTGAAGATCATCAAACTCTTCCAGAACAACCGGTTTTCAAAGGACGAAGCAATCCAGCGAATCAGTGACGTGGAGGAGATCGTTCTGAACCAGGCAGTTGAAGGGGATCTTGAAGAGGTCATTGCCTCGCTTCAGTTCTCAATGCTCGTGCTCTTCGCAGCATCCAAGAAATTCATAGAAGGAGGATTTGACGAGGATATCAAAGCCCTGGTCAAGAAAGGAAAGTCAATCGACGAAGAGCAGATGGAAGAGATACTCGAGGTTGCTGCCACCATCGGCGCAAATGTGATCAACGGGAAGTCATGCTGCGGACGGTATATCAAGGAGAGTGATGATCCCGGCATGTTTGATGAGTGGCTTATAGAGGTTGAGACCATCAACGAGGCACTTGCAACCCTGAAGAACTTTGACGAGGAAGCAGGCGAAACTTCGTGA
- the thiI gene encoding tRNA uracil 4-sulfurtransferase ThiI encodes MYEHPMENGKSGAVMIRFGELFLKSEPVRRQFMKVLIGNIRSALTSHGIEYTLTDNRSRILVRSETPEALVPLLSHIFGVVDIAPALLTTSSLPDLCNAAGKLARKNLNPGMSFAIRARRDQVPGFTSQELGAEAGGTVLETVPGVRVDLTHPDYEIYLEARKEGGIAYDIRIPGPGGLPYGTQGSVLSLVSAGIDSPVASWMIMKRGVKVHFLYIDTGRWAGSDCYKNVLRNLAALSSWVPGIQLALHVVHAQPLYDTLMNECEPRYRCVLCKRGMLMLAEEYAAERKHQAIVTGDNLGQVATQTLQNIVTISSAVTIPILRPLIGYDKEDIITLARKIGTFTNEPGNTSCGVVPPKPATAAEITLIKELEEKLQIRSMIPSLLDSRERITALNGKIITDLSGQ; translated from the coding sequence ATGTATGAGCATCCAATGGAGAATGGAAAGTCAGGCGCTGTTATGATCCGCTTTGGCGAACTCTTTCTGAAGAGTGAGCCGGTCCGGCGACAGTTCATGAAAGTGCTCATAGGCAATATCAGATCTGCACTGACAAGTCATGGGATCGAATATACTCTCACGGACAACCGGAGCCGGATTCTTGTAAGGTCAGAGACGCCTGAAGCGTTGGTTCCTCTCCTCAGCCATATCTTTGGAGTCGTGGACATAGCCCCCGCTCTTCTGACTACCTCATCACTCCCTGACCTATGCAACGCAGCCGGGAAACTCGCACGAAAAAATCTGAATCCCGGAATGAGTTTTGCAATCCGGGCGCGTAGGGATCAGGTCCCTGGTTTCACCAGCCAGGAGTTAGGGGCAGAAGCTGGTGGAACAGTACTTGAAACGGTACCTGGAGTACGGGTTGATCTGACTCATCCTGATTATGAGATCTATCTTGAAGCCCGGAAAGAGGGTGGGATTGCATATGATATCCGGATACCGGGTCCGGGAGGATTGCCTTATGGCACCCAGGGCTCTGTCCTGTCTCTGGTCTCCGCAGGGATCGACTCTCCTGTTGCAAGCTGGATGATAATGAAACGGGGAGTAAAGGTACATTTCCTGTATATTGACACTGGCAGATGGGCCGGCTCTGATTGTTACAAAAATGTTCTTCGAAACCTGGCTGCACTCTCATCATGGGTGCCGGGGATTCAACTGGCTCTGCATGTTGTCCATGCCCAGCCATTGTATGATACACTCATGAATGAGTGTGAGCCACGATACCGGTGTGTCTTGTGTAAGCGGGGCATGCTTATGCTTGCTGAAGAATATGCAGCAGAGCGCAAGCATCAGGCGATTGTCACCGGTGACAACCTCGGTCAGGTAGCAACCCAGACTCTGCAGAATATTGTCACCATATCATCTGCAGTAACCATCCCGATCCTGCGTCCGCTGATCGGATATGATAAAGAGGACATCATCACGCTCGCACGCAAGATTGGGACCTTCACCAATGAGCCGGGGAACACCTCCTGCGGGGTTGTTCCGCCAAAACCTGCAACCGCCGCAGAAATCACTCTGATTAAGGAACTGGAAGAAAAACTCCAGATTCGATCGATGATACCCTCTCTTCTGGATTCCAGGGAGCGAATTACTGCGTTGAATGGAAAGATTATAACAGATCTATCTGGCCAGTAA